In the Sorghum bicolor cultivar BTx623 chromosome 4, Sorghum_bicolor_NCBIv3, whole genome shotgun sequence genome, ATGCCATTTTAGATCCCCTCTCCACAGGCACACACACATACATGTTGTCGTGGATTACTTTTTATGTGGTACCTGTTTGCACCGTGTCATACTAGACTAGGACTACCACGCTGTAGTGTAGAAGTTCCATCATGGAAAACTGCTTATTTTTTCTTATTTAAAAGAGCTTTATTGCAGGGGTGAATGACTGTAAAATCCTTGTATATGCCTGTGACCAATGGTCTCGTGTTTCCTCTGTTGCTCTTGATGTATTTTATGACATCATTGATCACCATGTTTGAGAGATTAATTATTATTGTTTGACAATGTTAAACTTTTTATCATTTGCCTGATACACTTCTATCATATGGGACATTTGTCTTACATTCTGCAGGTACTCCAGAATTCATGGCACCTGAACTTTATGACGAaagctatgatgaacttgttgatATATACTCATTTGGAATGTGCTTGTTGGAGATATTTACTCTTGAATATCCATACAGTGAATGTACGAATCCAGCTCAGATTTTTAAGAAAGTATCCACAGTAAGTGCTTCTTCACTTATTTGTAGAGTTGCAACACTATTTTATCTAAACTGCCACCTCACATCTGTAGGGTGTTAAACCTGCTGCATTGGCTAAAATTTCTGATATTCAAGTAAAGCAGTTCATTGAGAAATGTTTAGTTCCTGCTTCTGAGAGGTCGTCTGCCAAAGAACTTCTGCAAGACCCATTTCTTTGTTCTGACAATACACATGAACCTGCTGCCACTAAGTTTACGTCTCCAGCACCTAATAAAACAGTAGATATTTCTCTGGCGTCTTTGCATATGGATGTTGACACTTTTGAATCTAGCCCTACTAATTCAGGCAAGGAGAATGGTTGTGTTGCTCCACATACACCAGTCCTGGAGTTCACAAGAACCAACAAAAATACAGAGCTAAAGCTAAAGGGCGAGAAACTTGATAACAACTCTGTCTCACTGGTTTTGCGAATAGCTGATTTGTCTGGTATGCCTTACTTCGATACATCTCTTTTTGAACCTAATTTTTTTGTATATGTTGGTGCCTTAACAGCTAATACCTTTCTGATTTCAGGTCATGCAAGAAATATTCATTTCCTCTTCTACTTAGACTCTGATACAGCTATGTCTGTAGCTGCTGAAATGGTTGAACAATTGGAGTTAGCGGACTGCGATGTTACTTTCATTGCTGATTTTATTGACCTTTTGATAGTGAATCTTGTTCCCGGTTGGAGACCTGTAAATGAGGCAGCAGCAAACTCGTATAGGCAGCCTGAAAGTGAACTTGCAATCGCTTCCCATCAGAACATCCCAAAGTTGGTACCTGATTATGCATTAATTGATGGTATGATGCACCCAAAAGATGTGAATGCATCATCAACTGGTTTTCTTGATTCTGTCTTAAGTGCAACTAACCTAGGAGGATCACAAGGTTCTGAAGGTTCGGTCATTTCTGTACAGCTTGCTGAGAGTTCCAAAAGTGTGAGTGACTATGGGGCTGAGGATTACAGTACTACTATGGACTGTGGTGGTGTGTACAAAGAGGGAATCAGTAAAGTAGATTGCAGCCATGTTTTAGATGATGGATCGAGGTCCATTTTCCATATAGATCAAGCATCACCTTTCTTGGAGTTGGCCAGCAGTGGTTCATCAACTTCTACGGATAATCAGGATGTGCTGAACGGGGAGCTTGTTTTGATTGAAGCTCAGTACAAACATTTTGTTGATGAGTTGACAAGGATGCGAGAAGAGGCTATGGAAGGAGCTCGAAAAAAGTG is a window encoding:
- the LOC8076044 gene encoding probable serine/threonine-protein kinase WNK4, whose product is MEVFGSGDEVVDAEYAEVDPTGRYMRYNLILGRGAFKTVYKAFDEVEGIEVAWNQINIDEVMQCPDNLDRLYTEVHLLKSLKHGNVMKFYYSWIDDQSKTINVITELFTSGSLRHYRQKHPRVNLKAIKNWARQILHGLDYLHSHQPPIIHRDLKCDNIFVNGNHGEIKIGDLGLATVMQTPRARSVIGTPEFMAPELYDESYDELVDIYSFGMCLLEIFTLEYPYSECTNPAQIFKKVSTGVKPAALAKISDIQVKQFIEKCLVPASERSSAKELLQDPFLCSDNTHEPAATKFTSPAPNKTVDISLASLHMDVDTFESSPTNSGKENGCVAPHTPVLEFTRTNKNTELKLKGEKLDNNSVSLVLRIADLSGHARNIHFLFYLDSDTAMSVAAEMVEQLELADCDVTFIADFIDLLIVNLVPGWRPVNEAAANSYRQPESELAIASHQNIPKLVPDYALIDGMMHPKDVNASSTGFLDSVLSATNLGGSQGSEGSVISVQLAESSKSVSDYGAEDYSTTMDCGGVYKEGISKVDCSHVLDDGSRSIFHIDQASPFLELASSGSSTSTDNQDVLNGELVLIEAQYKHFVDELTRMREEAMEGARKKWLPDK